The DNA window CAGTAGAATATTTAAATCCAGATATCATTGTTGAATACAAGGATGGAAATCTTGTCTATTACTTAAATGAAAGTTATTTACCAGAAATTCATTTTAACAACCAGTACTCGAATCTACTTAACTTAGAAGATGAAACGTCCAAATATATTAGCAATCAATTCACTAGCTACAAATGGTTATTAAACAGTATAGAGCAACGTCGTATTACTATCTTGAAGATAGTCGAAGTACTTCTGAAAAAACAAGAAAAGTTTTTTATAGAAGGAGTTCGCTCAATAAAGCCTTTAACATTAAAAGAAGTAGCCACTGAAATTGAAATGCATGAGTCAACCGTTAGTAGAGCAACTATGAACAAAGTTATCCAGACCCCTCGAGGCTCGATTGACATTCGGAAGTTATTTACATCCAAATTAGAAACGATAGACGGAAATTCCATTTCACAAACGGAAGTTAAAGACCTTTTAGAAAAAATTATTAAGAAAGAAAACAAATGTAAACCTTTATCAGATCAAAAAATAGCAGATTATTTTAACACTGAAAAAGGGGTTACCATTTCTAGAAGAACTATTAGTAAATACCGAGAAGAACTTAATATTCCTTCTTCCAATCTACGTAAAGAAATAGATCTTTAGGGTTTAGAGTTTCTATTCAAAAGAAAAAGAGGTTTCGGGTGCACTTCAATTTTCACCCATAACCTCTTTTTCTAATGGTATACATTACTTTTATTTGACTATTAACTAAACTTAAGTGAGTCTTGGTTCTTATTGCAGATACTATTTTAAATCGTCTGCCCGTAAGATATATTGTGCCAGCTCTTCCATTTGATCTGAAATAGCTCGGTCCCCATCTAAAGGAGGGCAAATTCCTCGAACGATGTCTAAATATTTTCTGGTAGCCGGTGCTAATTGGTTTTCTGCTTTTTCTAAATAGATAGCTTGTGATGCACAGATCAGTTCAATTGCTATCACTCGAGCACTGTTATGAATAATTTCTCGCGCTTGGCGGGATCCGATTGTCCCCATACTTACATGATCTTCTTGATTAGCTGAAGTCGGAATAGAATCGACACTTGCTGGGTGTGCAAGTACTTTATTCTCCGAAACAAGAGCAGCTGCTGCATATTGAGCAACCATTAACCCGCATTCTAAGCCCGGATCCATGGCTAAGAATGGCGACAAACCGCTTAGTTGCGGATTAACAAGTCGTTCCGTTCTTCGTTCTGAGATATTCGCCCACTCTGCTGCACCAACTTTCAAGAAATCCATTGCAAGAGCAATCGGCTGACCGTGGAAATGCCCACCTGAGATGATTTCTCCATTTTCCAGAATTACCGGATTATCCGTCGCTGAATTTATTTCAACTTTCAGTCTATCTTCTACATAGTTAAATGCTTGCCAAGACGCACCGTGCACTTGAGGAATGCATCTAATCGAATAAGCATCTTGCATTCGAACTTCCCCTTGATGCGTAATTCGTTTACTTCCTTCTAACCAATTTCTCATTCGTGATGCAACGAATTCCAACTCAGGATGAGGACGGACAGCTAACAATTCACTATCGAATGCAGATATAATTCCTTGCAGCGCTTCCATCGTTAAACAAGCAGCCATATCCGCAGCCAATCCTACACGCTCTGCTTCATTTAAGGCTACAACTCCTACACCTGTCATTGCCTGCGTACCATTTATCAAAGCAAGTCCTTCTTTTGCTTCCAATGAAACAGGTTTTAATCCAGCGCGTTTAAGTGCTTCCCCACCCGAAAGAACTTCTCCTTCATATTCCGCTTTTCCTTCACCTATCAATACGATTGCAATGTGAGATAAAGGTGCCAAATCTCCACTCGCACCCACAGATCCTTTACAAGGGACAACTGGATGAACCCCTTTATTAATCATGTCAATTAACAATAAAAGTGTATCTTCTTTAATTC is part of the Psychrobacillus sp. FSL H8-0483 genome and encodes:
- the hutH gene encoding histidine ammonia-lyase, with the translated sequence MESQKIVELDGLTLDRHKIEMVVFGNAKVIIPQADLLRVRASRERIEKQLIDGKVIYGVNTGFGKLSDIEIEKEDIAKLQLNLLRADAVGVGEPLPKPVIRAMMILRANALAKGFSGIKEDTLLLLIDMINKGVHPVVPCKGSVGASGDLAPLSHIAIVLIGEGKAEYEGEVLSGGEALKRAGLKPVSLEAKEGLALINGTQAMTGVGVVALNEAERVGLAADMAACLTMEALQGIISAFDSELLAVRPHPELEFVASRMRNWLEGSKRITHQGEVRMQDAYSIRCIPQVHGASWQAFNYVEDRLKVEINSATDNPVILENGEIISGGHFHGQPIALAMDFLKVGAAEWANISERRTERLVNPQLSGLSPFLAMDPGLECGLMVAQYAAAALVSENKVLAHPASVDSIPTSANQEDHVSMGTIGSRQAREIIHNSARVIAIELICASQAIYLEKAENQLAPATRKYLDIVRGICPPLDGDRAISDQMEELAQYILRADDLK